In Luteitalea sp. TBR-22, one genomic interval encodes:
- a CDS encoding LpqB family beta-propeller domain-containing protein codes for MKTRILMHVTTAALLTALSGSLAAQGPASSAQALLRTATDTEVVDGDPKRAIPQYLAIVERYGSTDRATAAQALLRAAEAYRKLGDPQAARAYQRLVAQYPDQPSALKVARTRLSATTAQATTTPAVRSLWSGADVDHRGRVSHDGRYLSGGDRTGRGMLMIRDLATGEMTRLTSGTKPYEYVEHSIFSPDDTRLAYVWLNERLRYDLRVIDRTGGQPRVLYELPAKGWMQPFDWSPDGRHIAVQVNTDGVQKLVLVSVADDAVRVLKTFDWRSPMNMSFSPDGRFIAYDHSPTDDGRARDVFVIAVDGSREATLVDHTAHDQVLGWFPDGKRLLITSDRSGSNDAYALDVVDGRAAGEPRLVKRDIDFVAAPMGFTRRGEFVYGIRPRSADVHIASIDPTTGRATAAERPVGGGFTGNRFVGTWSPDGASMAYLSSRPYQNNLRMLSVASTHSGEVRTVPVALNWFYPLVSWAPDGRHLILDGQDVKGRFGLQRVDLSSGRVELLLAADGADSANSSYPVVHSPDGRFLYLVTQSGHVTRREIATGATSVVAQGPIVTFALSRDGRTLAVVRRRSADGRAVDLTATAPSTDIIEVAPVDGGPARQVFTGSQLGQALAWAPDGQSIYVAQMPAGTVWRVPAAGGPAQELPMKVAGLTHISVHPDGRQIALSGRTQQREVLALDLRDGR; via the coding sequence ATGAAGACCCGTATCCTGATGCACGTCACCACAGCGGCGCTGCTCACCGCACTGTCCGGCAGCCTTGCCGCTCAAGGCCCCGCCTCGTCGGCGCAGGCCCTGCTGCGGACAGCCACCGACACGGAGGTCGTCGATGGCGACCCGAAGCGCGCGATCCCGCAGTACCTGGCCATCGTCGAACGCTACGGCAGCACTGACAGGGCCACGGCTGCGCAGGCACTGCTGCGCGCGGCGGAAGCGTATCGCAAGCTCGGCGACCCGCAGGCCGCGCGGGCCTATCAGCGACTGGTGGCCCAGTACCCTGACCAGCCCTCGGCCCTGAAGGTCGCGCGCACCCGCCTCTCGGCGACCACCGCGCAGGCGACCACCACGCCGGCCGTCCGCTCGCTGTGGAGTGGCGCCGACGTCGATCATCGCGGGCGCGTGTCGCATGACGGCAGGTACCTGTCGGGGGGCGACCGCACCGGGCGCGGCATGCTGATGATCCGCGACCTGGCTACCGGAGAGATGACCAGGCTCACGTCCGGCACGAAGCCCTACGAGTACGTGGAGCACTCGATCTTCTCGCCCGACGACACCAGGCTGGCCTACGTCTGGCTGAACGAGCGTCTTCGCTACGACCTGCGCGTCATCGATCGCACCGGCGGCCAGCCCCGGGTGCTGTACGAGTTGCCGGCGAAGGGCTGGATGCAGCCGTTCGACTGGTCGCCTGACGGCCGCCACATCGCCGTGCAGGTGAACACCGACGGCGTCCAGAAACTCGTCCTGGTATCGGTCGCCGACGACGCCGTCCGCGTGCTCAAGACGTTCGACTGGCGGTCGCCCATGAACATGAGCTTCTCGCCGGATGGCCGCTTCATCGCCTACGACCACTCACCGACCGACGATGGCCGGGCGCGCGACGTGTTCGTGATCGCCGTCGATGGTTCGCGGGAAGCGACGCTCGTCGATCACACGGCACACGACCAGGTGCTCGGGTGGTTCCCCGACGGCAAGCGCCTGCTCATCACGAGCGACCGGTCAGGCTCCAACGATGCCTACGCGCTCGACGTCGTCGATGGCCGGGCCGCGGGGGAGCCTCGGCTGGTCAAGCGCGACATCGACTTCGTGGCCGCACCGATGGGGTTCACGCGGCGGGGCGAGTTCGTCTACGGCATCCGGCCACGCTCGGCCGACGTGCACATCGCGTCGATCGACCCCACCACGGGCCGGGCCACGGCGGCCGAGCGTCCCGTCGGCGGTGGCTTCACGGGCAACCGGTTCGTGGGCACGTGGTCACCCGACGGTGCGTCGATGGCCTACCTGTCGTCTCGCCCTTACCAGAACAACCTCCGCATGCTGTCGGTGGCCTCGACGCACTCAGGCGAGGTGCGCACCGTGCCCGTCGCGCTCAACTGGTTCTACCCCCTCGTGTCATGGGCACCCGATGGGCGCCACCTGATCCTCGATGGCCAGGACGTCAAGGGTCGGTTCGGCCTGCAGCGCGTCGACCTCTCGTCCGGGCGCGTCGAGTTGCTGCTCGCAGCCGACGGCGCCGACAGCGCCAACAGCAGCTATCCGGTCGTCCATTCGCCGGACGGCCGGTTCCTGTACCTCGTGACGCAGTCGGGTCACGTCACGCGGCGCGAGATCGCCACGGGCGCGACGTCGGTCGTCGCACAGGGGCCGATCGTGACTTTCGCGCTGTCGCGCGACGGACGCACGTTGGCGGTGGTGCGGAGGCGATCGGCGGACGGCCGTGCGGTCGACCTCACGGCGACCGCGCCGTCGACCGACATCATCGAGGTGGCCCCAGTCGACGGCGGTCCGGCGCGCCAGGTCTTCACCGGTTCGCAACTGGGCCAGGCGCTGGCGTGGGCGCCAGATGGCCAGTCCATCTACGTCGCCCAGATGCCGGCGGGAACCGTCTGGCGCGTGCCTGCCGCGGGTGGGCCCGCCCAGGAACTGCCGATGAAGGTCGCAGGACTCACGCACATCAGCGTCCATCCGGACGGCAGGCAGATTGCCCTCAGTGGACGGACGCAGCAGCGCGAGGTGCTGGCGCTGGACCTCCGCGACGGACGGTGA
- a CDS encoding AbrB/MazE/SpoVT family DNA-binding domain-containing protein, with amino-acid sequence MVITRSRLTAQGQVSVPAEVRRKLGIGPGSLLEWTQEGDAIVVRRSGTYTSEDIQHALFGDASPERRSLRALKEGIRAHVRARHARG; translated from the coding sequence ATGGTCATCACACGTTCACGGCTGACCGCCCAGGGCCAGGTCTCGGTGCCGGCAGAGGTGCGACGCAAGCTCGGCATCGGGCCCGGGAGCCTGCTGGAGTGGACACAGGAGGGCGACGCGATCGTCGTCCGACGCTCGGGCACATACACCTCCGAGGACATCCAGCACGCCCTCTTCGGTGATGCGTCCCCCGAGCGGCGGTCCCTTCGCGCCTTGAAGGAAGGTATCCGGGCGCACGTCCGGGCCCGCCATGCGCGCGGTTGA
- a CDS encoding PIN domain-containing protein: MRAVDTNVLVRLLTRDDARQAAAADAFVQPGAWVSVVVLVEAMWVLGTVYERDARQIALALEMLLNHRSLVLQHADAAQAALQVFRRRPALGFSDCLVVELARAAGHVPLATFDRALGKLEGTARL, encoded by the coding sequence ATGCGCGCGGTTGACACCAACGTGCTCGTCCGCCTGCTGACGCGGGATGACGCCAGGCAGGCGGCCGCCGCGGATGCCTTCGTGCAGCCGGGAGCGTGGGTGTCGGTCGTCGTCCTCGTCGAGGCGATGTGGGTACTCGGCACCGTCTACGAGCGCGATGCAAGGCAGATCGCCCTGGCCCTCGAGATGCTGCTGAACCATCGGAGCCTGGTGCTCCAGCACGCCGATGCCGCGCAGGCCGCGCTCCAGGTGTTCCGGCGCCGTCCGGCCCTGGGCTTCTCCGACTGCCTGGTGGTCGAACTGGCCAGGGCGGCAGGGCACGTACCTCTCGCCACCTTCGATCGCGCCCTCGGCAAGCTCGAGGGCACAGCCAGGCTCTGA
- the ggt gene encoding gamma-glutamyltransferase, with protein MHTRYAASLLLLALAVGCARPTTPEATAGSVPAAWPHRLDAPVATGEHGMVVTDAPLATQVGLDVLRAGGTAVDASIAVAFALAVVWPEAGNVGGGGLAVLHVNGSTTALDFRETAPGAAHRDMYLDAAGAPTDRSVTGHLAAGVPGSVAGLWELHRRHGTRPWADLLQPAIALAEQGFLVGRDVSGDITAEASRLARFPESARLFLPGGAPLAPEARLANPDLARVLSRIAQRGRDGFYTGETADLLVAEMRRGGGIITHDDLAGYAARWRDPIVFTYRGHRIASMPPPSSGGVTLAMIAQQLESHDLKALGWRSATTAHLQAEAMRRAFAVRNEQLGDSDFVKVDILRLSSRAFAQQLARSIRSDRATPSSEVSGRTGAGPDGPHTTHFSVADRFGNAVALTTTINSGFGSAVTVTGAGFLLNNEMDDFASKPGAPNQFGLVQGEANAIAPGKRMLSAMTPTIVFGGDGAPALVTGASGGPYIITTVFQLLSAIVDHGVDVGAAMSGPRIHHQHLPDAIALEKDGFDAATTAALERLGHRLTFFEVPSTGWTVAATITRKNGQWRGMADPRLHGSAAGY; from the coding sequence TTGCACACACGGTACGCCGCCTCGCTCCTGCTGCTGGCCCTCGCGGTCGGCTGCGCCCGCCCGACCACGCCCGAGGCGACGGCCGGTTCGGTCCCGGCAGCCTGGCCGCACCGCCTCGACGCCCCCGTCGCGACGGGTGAACACGGCATGGTCGTCACCGACGCACCGCTGGCGACGCAGGTCGGCCTCGACGTGCTGCGCGCAGGAGGGACCGCCGTCGATGCGAGCATCGCCGTCGCCTTCGCACTCGCGGTCGTGTGGCCCGAAGCCGGCAACGTCGGCGGTGGCGGCCTTGCGGTGCTGCACGTGAACGGCTCGACGACCGCACTCGACTTCCGGGAGACGGCTCCCGGCGCCGCGCATCGCGACATGTACCTCGATGCCGCCGGTGCACCGACGGACCGATCCGTGACCGGGCACCTGGCCGCCGGCGTACCGGGCAGTGTTGCCGGGCTCTGGGAGCTGCATCGCCGGCACGGCACGCGCCCCTGGGCCGACCTCCTGCAGCCCGCCATCGCACTCGCCGAGCAGGGCTTCCTGGTAGGTCGCGACGTCTCAGGCGACATCACGGCCGAGGCGTCGCGCCTGGCGCGCTTCCCCGAGTCGGCGCGGCTGTTCCTGCCCGGCGGCGCGCCCCTCGCGCCGGAGGCACGATTGGCCAATCCCGACCTCGCACGCGTGCTGTCACGCATCGCGCAGCGCGGGCGCGACGGCTTCTACACGGGCGAGACGGCCGACCTCCTCGTGGCCGAGATGCGTCGCGGTGGCGGCATCATCACGCACGACGACCTGGCCGGCTATGCCGCTCGCTGGCGCGACCCCATCGTGTTCACCTACCGCGGACACCGCATCGCCAGCATGCCCCCGCCCTCGTCAGGCGGCGTGACGCTGGCGATGATCGCGCAACAGCTCGAGTCTCACGACCTGAAGGCCCTCGGCTGGCGCTCCGCCACGACGGCACACCTGCAGGCCGAAGCGATGCGGCGCGCCTTCGCCGTTCGCAACGAGCAGCTCGGCGACTCCGACTTCGTCAAGGTCGACATCCTCAGGCTGTCGTCGAGGGCCTTCGCGCAGCAGCTCGCCCGCTCGATCAGGAGCGACCGCGCCACGCCGTCGTCGGAGGTCTCCGGCCGGACCGGTGCGGGCCCCGACGGGCCGCATACCACGCACTTCTCGGTGGCCGACCGCTTCGGGAACGCGGTGGCCCTCACGACCACGATCAACTCCGGTTTCGGCTCGGCGGTGACGGTGACGGGCGCGGGCTTCCTGCTGAACAACGAGATGGACGACTTCGCCAGCAAGCCGGGCGCCCCCAACCAGTTCGGCCTGGTGCAGGGCGAGGCCAACGCCATCGCGCCTGGCAAGCGCATGCTCTCCGCGATGACCCCCACGATCGTCTTCGGTGGGGACGGCGCGCCAGCGCTGGTGACCGGCGCGAGCGGTGGGCCCTACATCATCACGACCGTCTTCCAGCTGCTGTCGGCCATCGTCGATCACGGCGTCGACGTCGGCGCGGCGATGAGCGGTCCCCGCATCCATCACCAGCACCTGCCGGACGCGATCGCCCTGGAGAAGGACGGCTTCGACGCGGCCACCACGGCCGCCCTCGAGCGACTCGGGCACCGACTCACCTTCTTCGAGGTGCCCTCGACGGGCTGGACTGTCGCCGCGACGATCACGCGCAAGAACGGCCAGTGGCGCGGCATGGCCGACCCGCGCCTGCACGGCTCCGCGGCCGGGTATTAG
- a CDS encoding exo-beta-N-acetylmuramidase NamZ domain-containing protein, whose amino-acid sequence MPRMLAPAVCLLASLLVTPLAHAQAPSRTTRPPRQPAPSGRFDRGRLAAIVKTVEAAIARKELPGAVVAVGTERAVEWQASIGQRQVQPTPEPMTADTIFDAASLTKVVATTTAVMMLVEEGKLRLTDRVAMHLPGFEKYGKRDITIRHLLTHTSGLRPDLEFNPEWNGYDTAISKALDEVPVARIDERVIYSDINFFLLGHLVKVVSGEPLDEFTRKRVFVPLGMKDTMFRPPASLTSRMAPTEKCRPISFPCGQADGTWLRGVVHDPTARRMDNVAGHAGLFTTAADLSRFARMLLNGGSLEGVRILAPLTVARMTSPSTPPGERNVRGLGWDINSSYSANKGDLLPARSFGHTGFTGTSLWIDPGTRTFIVFLSNRVHPDGKGDVGALRARVANIVGGAIRVAPAPVVDTHDFSAVGPSGTVGGRSTPLRTMTGIDVLQAEGFARLAGRKIGLLTNHTGRTRGGQSTIDAFVAAKNLTVVALFSPEHGIRGILDEDVPSSVDEKTGLTIHSLYGKTRRVTPEMLQGIDTMVVDLQDIGARFYTYMSALGYLLEDTASRGIEVVVLDRPNPINGWQVEGPKPDPLPEGAERSYIAYFPTMPVRHGMTLGELARLFNEERRIGAKLSVVEMRNWSRDAWWDETALMWVNPSPNMRNLTQATMYPGVGAVEYANLSVGRGTDAPFERIGAPWIDGTLLAEELNARNLPGIRFYPIMFTPSSSVYKDEACQGIYFIVTDRTALRPVRVGLEIIAAIARLFPGKLELRRTATLFGSADQLARAMTGEDPAQLAAQWAQDEVNWTTLRAKYLLYR is encoded by the coding sequence ATGCCGCGAATGCTCGCCCCCGCCGTGTGCCTGCTCGCCTCCCTGCTCGTGACGCCCCTGGCACACGCGCAGGCGCCCTCCCGGACCACGCGCCCGCCGCGCCAGCCGGCACCGTCGGGCCGCTTCGACCGAGGCAGGCTGGCCGCCATCGTGAAGACCGTCGAGGCGGCGATCGCTCGCAAGGAACTGCCAGGGGCCGTGGTGGCCGTCGGCACGGAGCGGGCCGTCGAGTGGCAGGCCTCGATCGGCCAGCGCCAGGTGCAGCCGACGCCGGAGCCGATGACCGCCGACACCATCTTCGACGCCGCGTCGCTCACCAAGGTGGTCGCCACGACCACGGCGGTGATGATGCTGGTCGAGGAGGGCAAGCTGCGGCTCACCGACCGCGTCGCCATGCACCTGCCGGGCTTCGAGAAGTACGGCAAGCGCGACATCACCATCCGCCACCTGCTGACGCACACCTCCGGCCTCCGTCCCGACCTCGAGTTCAACCCCGAGTGGAACGGCTACGACACGGCGATCAGCAAGGCGCTCGACGAGGTGCCCGTGGCGCGCATCGACGAGCGCGTCATCTACTCCGACATCAACTTCTTCCTGCTGGGACACCTCGTGAAGGTGGTGTCTGGCGAGCCGCTCGACGAGTTCACGCGCAAGCGGGTGTTCGTGCCGCTCGGCATGAAGGACACGATGTTCCGTCCGCCCGCCTCGCTGACGTCGCGCATGGCGCCCACCGAGAAGTGCCGGCCGATCTCGTTCCCGTGCGGGCAGGCCGATGGCACGTGGCTGCGCGGCGTGGTGCACGATCCCACGGCGCGGCGCATGGACAACGTCGCGGGCCACGCCGGGCTCTTCACGACGGCCGCCGACCTCTCCCGCTTCGCGCGCATGCTGCTCAACGGCGGGTCGCTCGAAGGCGTGCGCATCCTCGCGCCGCTCACCGTGGCGCGCATGACCTCGCCCTCCACGCCGCCCGGCGAGCGCAACGTGCGTGGGCTGGGCTGGGACATCAACTCGAGCTATTCGGCCAACAAGGGCGACCTGCTGCCGGCGCGCTCCTTCGGCCACACGGGCTTCACCGGCACGTCGCTGTGGATCGATCCCGGCACCAGGACGTTCATCGTGTTCCTGTCCAACCGTGTCCACCCCGACGGCAAGGGCGACGTCGGCGCCCTCCGCGCGCGCGTCGCCAACATCGTCGGCGGCGCCATCCGGGTCGCACCCGCGCCGGTGGTCGACACGCACGACTTCTCGGCGGTGGGGCCGTCGGGCACGGTGGGCGGGCGCTCGACGCCCCTCCGGACCATGACTGGCATCGACGTGCTGCAGGCCGAGGGCTTCGCGCGGCTCGCCGGCCGGAAGATCGGCCTGCTCACCAACCACACCGGTCGCACGCGCGGCGGGCAGTCGACCATCGACGCGTTCGTCGCGGCGAAGAACCTGACGGTGGTCGCGTTGTTCAGCCCGGAGCACGGCATCCGCGGCATCCTCGACGAGGACGTGCCCTCGTCGGTGGACGAGAAGACCGGGCTGACGATCCACTCGCTGTACGGCAAGACCCGCCGGGTGACGCCGGAGATGCTGCAGGGCATCGACACGATGGTGGTGGACCTGCAGGACATCGGCGCGCGGTTCTACACGTACATGTCGGCGCTGGGGTACCTGCTCGAGGACACGGCGTCGCGGGGCATCGAGGTGGTCGTGCTCGACCGGCCGAACCCGATCAATGGCTGGCAGGTGGAGGGGCCCAAGCCCGATCCGCTGCCCGAGGGCGCCGAGCGCAGCTACATCGCGTACTTCCCGACGATGCCGGTGCGGCACGGGATGACGCTGGGCGAACTGGCGAGGCTGTTCAACGAGGAGCGCAGGATCGGCGCGAAGCTCTCGGTCGTCGAGATGCGCAACTGGTCGCGCGACGCGTGGTGGGACGAGACGGCCCTGATGTGGGTGAACCCGTCGCCGAACATGCGCAACCTCACGCAGGCGACCATGTACCCGGGCGTCGGCGCAGTCGAGTACGCGAACCTGTCGGTGGGGCGCGGCACCGATGCGCCCTTCGAGCGCATCGGCGCGCCCTGGATCGACGGCACGCTGCTGGCCGAGGAGCTCAACGCGCGCAACCTGCCGGGCATCAGGTTCTACCCGATCATGTTCACGCCCTCGTCGAGCGTGTACAAGGACGAAGCCTGCCAGGGCATCTACTTCATCGTCACCGACCGCACGGCGCTGCGCCCGGTGCGCGTCGGCCTCGAGATCATCGCGGCCATCGCCAGGCTGTTCCCGGGCAAGCTCGAGTTGCGGCGGACGGCGACGCTGTTCGGGTCGGCCGACCAGCTCGCGCGCGCGATGACGGGTGAGGACCCGGCGCAACTCGCCGCGCAGTGGGCGCAGGACGAGGTCAACTGGACGACGCTGCGGGCGAAGTATCTGCTGTATCGGTGA